Proteins from a single region of Haloplanus sp. GDY1:
- a CDS encoding thioredoxin domain-containing protein, with product MTTPTRRNRLDEEASPYLEQHADNPVNWQPWDEAALDAAREHDVPIFLSVGYAACHWCHVMEDESFQDEAVAEVLNEEFVPIKVDREERPDVDSVYQTICQLVSGGGGWPLSVFLTPEGKPFYVGTYFPREPQRGRPGFLQLLKDVSRSWEEEREEIENRAEQWTAAITDELESTPESPGDPPESELLGSATAAVIRSADREHGGFGSGGPKFPQPRRLDLLLRAATLDGDEGCREVATEALDAMAAGGLYDHVGGGFHRYATDREWTIPHFEKMLYDNAELPRVYLLAAQATGADRYARVAAETIAFLERELQHPSGGFYSTLDAQSRPPASRTDEADAEDEEGAFYVWTPEEVEAAVAGDDIDGVDAGTAADLFRDRYGVESGGNFERGTTVLTVSASYADLAQAYDLDEGTVKRVLMGARDRAFAARSERPRPARDEKVLAGWNGLAISAVAAGARVLDPALAGTATDALGFVREHLWDADERRLSRRFKDGDVRVDGYLDDYAFLARGAFDCYQVTGEVDHLAFALDLARVIREEFWDAEAGTCYYTPASGEGLVTRPQELTDQSTPSSLGVAATLFEDLDLFAPQEDFAGMTERLLSTHADRIRGSPLEHASLVLAADAHARGPVELTLAADEVPASWRETLAETPLPTGVIAPRPADDADLDAWLDALGVDEVPPIWANRDAEGGEPTAYACRDFSCSPPRTDLDAALDWLSEP from the coding sequence ATGACGACGCCGACGCGTCGGAACCGTCTCGACGAGGAGGCCAGCCCGTATCTCGAACAGCACGCCGACAACCCGGTCAACTGGCAGCCCTGGGACGAGGCGGCCCTCGACGCGGCCCGGGAACACGACGTGCCCATCTTCCTCTCGGTGGGCTACGCCGCCTGTCACTGGTGTCACGTGATGGAGGACGAGAGCTTCCAGGACGAGGCGGTCGCCGAGGTGCTCAACGAGGAGTTCGTCCCGATCAAGGTGGACCGAGAGGAGCGCCCGGACGTGGACAGCGTCTACCAGACCATCTGCCAATTGGTGTCGGGGGGCGGCGGGTGGCCGCTCTCGGTCTTTCTCACGCCCGAGGGCAAGCCCTTCTACGTCGGGACGTACTTCCCGCGGGAGCCACAGCGCGGCCGGCCGGGGTTCCTCCAGCTGCTGAAGGACGTCTCGCGGTCGTGGGAGGAGGAACGCGAGGAGATCGAGAACCGGGCCGAGCAGTGGACGGCGGCCATCACGGACGAACTGGAGTCGACGCCGGAGAGCCCGGGCGACCCCCCGGAGTCGGAGCTGCTGGGCTCGGCGACGGCGGCGGTGATCCGGAGCGCGGACCGCGAACACGGCGGCTTCGGCTCCGGCGGCCCGAAGTTCCCCCAGCCCCGCCGGCTGGACCTCCTGCTCCGGGCGGCGACGCTCGACGGCGACGAGGGGTGTCGCGAAGTGGCGACCGAGGCGCTGGACGCCATGGCGGCCGGCGGCCTCTACGACCACGTCGGCGGCGGTTTCCACCGCTACGCCACCGACCGGGAGTGGACGATCCCCCACTTCGAGAAGATGCTCTACGACAACGCGGAGCTACCCCGGGTGTACCTGCTGGCCGCGCAGGCGACGGGGGCCGACCGCTACGCACGCGTCGCCGCGGAGACGATCGCCTTCCTCGAGCGGGAACTCCAGCATCCGTCGGGCGGCTTCTACAGCACGCTCGACGCCCAGAGCCGACCGCCCGCCTCCCGGACGGACGAGGCGGACGCCGAGGACGAGGAGGGTGCGTTCTACGTCTGGACGCCCGAGGAGGTCGAGGCGGCGGTCGCGGGCGACGACATCGACGGCGTCGACGCCGGGACGGCCGCCGACCTGTTCCGCGATCGGTACGGCGTCGAGTCCGGCGGCAACTTCGAACGCGGGACGACGGTCCTCACGGTGTCGGCGAGTTACGCGGACCTCGCCCAGGCGTACGACCTCGACGAGGGGACGGTGAAGCGGGTCCTGATGGGCGCCCGGGACCGCGCGTTCGCGGCCCGGTCCGAGCGCCCCCGGCCGGCCCGCGACGAGAAGGTGCTCGCGGGGTGGAACGGCCTCGCCATCTCGGCGGTCGCCGCCGGGGCGCGGGTCCTCGATCCGGCGCTCGCGGGCACGGCCACCGACGCGCTCGGGTTCGTCCGCGAGCACCTCTGGGACGCGGACGAGCGACGCCTCTCCCGGCGATTCAAGGACGGCGACGTCCGGGTCGACGGCTACCTCGACGACTACGCCTTCCTCGCGAGGGGAGCCTTCGACTGCTATCAGGTGACCGGGGAGGTCGACCACCTCGCGTTCGCGCTCGACCTCGCTCGCGTGATCCGCGAGGAGTTCTGGGACGCGGAGGCGGGGACGTGCTACTACACGCCCGCGAGCGGCGAGGGGCTGGTGACCCGCCCGCAGGAACTGACCGACCAGTCCACGCCGTCGAGTCTCGGCGTCGCCGCCACCCTGTTCGAGGACCTCGACCTCTTCGCCCCGCAGGAGGACTTCGCGGGGATGACCGAGCGCCTGCTGTCGACCCACGCCGACCGGATTCGTGGGAGCCCGCTCGAACACGCGTCGCTCGTGCTGGCGGCCGACGCCCACGCGCGCGGCCCGGTCGAACTGACGCTCGCGGCCGACGAGGTGCCGGCGTCGTGGCGGGAGACGCTGGCCGAGACGCCGCTCCCGACGGGCGTGATCGCGCCGCGGCCGGCCGACGACGCCGACCTCGACGCGTGGCTCGACGCTCTCGGCGTCGACGAGGTGCCGCCCATCTGGGCGAACCGCGACGCCGAGGGCGGCGAGCCGACGGCGTACGCCTGCCGGGACTTCTCCTGTTCGCCGCCGCGGACGGACCTCGACGCGGCGCTGGACTGGCTGTCGGAGCCGTAG
- a CDS encoding thioredoxin family protein, with amino-acid sequence MSMETMQPTAEWDGDADVREALGRDGLTYKVWGADWCGDCREQLPAFAAALDAAGVPADRIEQYPVDDDKRGEGVDEYGVEFIPTVVVERDGAEIARFVEEEPVSIAEYLADRLAERDERAQA; translated from the coding sequence ATGTCCATGGAGACGATGCAGCCGACCGCGGAGTGGGACGGCGACGCCGACGTACGCGAGGCCCTCGGCCGCGACGGCCTGACGTACAAGGTCTGGGGTGCGGACTGGTGTGGCGACTGTCGGGAGCAGTTGCCCGCCTTCGCCGCCGCCCTCGACGCCGCGGGCGTCCCGGCCGACCGGATCGAACAGTACCCCGTCGACGACGACAAGCGCGGCGAGGGCGTCGACGAGTACGGCGTCGAGTTCATCCCCACCGTCGTCGTCGAGCGCGACGGGGCGGAAATCGCCCGGTTCGTCGAGGAGGAACCGGTGTCGATCGCCGAGTACCTCGCCGACCGGCTCGCGGAACGCGACGAGCGGGCGCAGGCGTAG
- the ligA gene encoding NAD-dependent DNA ligase LigA: MVEEPDDNPYVRDPNTSFSPVEDLSEAAAREQVRDLREALEYHDYRYYVANDPVVADRTYDALFDRLAALEEAFDLDDENSPTRRVGGEPLDELETVEHVAPLLSLQSSGDAAEIREFDRRIRDAVGDVAYSAEPKFDGFSVEVVYEDGAFERAVTRGDGQEGEDVSANVRTIGSVPLHLSDAPDFLAVRGEVYMPRSGFQALNERRIERGEEPFANPRNAAAGTVRLLDPGTVADRPLDVFFYDVIDTSATLTAQTEAFDLLRDLGFRVNDRTTVVDDVEAVIDYRDRLVAARDDLEYEVDGVVAKVVDFEKREELGSTARHPRWAFAYKFPARTGETTVERIVVQVGRTGKLTPVALLDPVDLQGVTISRATLHNAAQIRELGVREGSTVRIERAGDVIPEVVEVVEGGGADDDFTMPETCPVCDGTVVQEGEHHYCTNASCPAQLRRSLRHFCSRDAMDVEGVGTEAADQLVESGLVESLADLYRLDADDLAALDGWGERSAENLLAGLEASKDVDLGTFVYALGIRHVGSERARALAAAFSLDDLMDASVDDLLTVEDVGPEVAEAVVSHFDAEANVETVERLLDAGVTPERRDRGTELDGLTVVFTGSVPGYTRSELTELLETHGASVTSSVSGETDYLVVGENPGQRKRERAEEEGVETLDPEAFEERILSRLD, encoded by the coding sequence ATGGTCGAGGAACCCGACGACAACCCGTACGTTCGCGACCCGAACACGTCGTTCAGCCCCGTCGAGGACCTGAGCGAGGCGGCGGCCCGCGAGCAGGTCCGCGACCTGCGCGAGGCGCTCGAATACCACGACTACCGCTACTACGTGGCGAACGACCCCGTCGTCGCCGACCGCACTTACGACGCGCTGTTCGACCGGCTGGCGGCGCTGGAGGAGGCGTTCGACCTCGACGACGAGAACTCGCCGACCCGGCGGGTGGGCGGCGAACCGCTCGACGAACTGGAGACGGTCGAACACGTCGCGCCCCTGTTGAGCCTGCAGTCCTCGGGCGACGCGGCGGAGATCCGCGAGTTCGACCGCCGCATCCGCGACGCCGTCGGCGACGTCGCCTACTCGGCGGAGCCGAAGTTCGACGGCTTCTCCGTCGAGGTGGTGTACGAGGACGGCGCCTTCGAGCGGGCGGTCACCCGCGGCGACGGGCAGGAGGGCGAGGACGTCTCCGCGAACGTCCGCACCATCGGGAGCGTCCCGCTGCACCTGTCCGACGCCCCCGACTTCCTGGCCGTCCGCGGCGAGGTGTACATGCCCCGGTCGGGGTTCCAGGCGCTGAACGAGCGGCGGATCGAGCGCGGCGAGGAGCCCTTCGCCAACCCCCGGAACGCGGCGGCGGGCACGGTCCGCCTCCTCGATCCCGGGACGGTCGCCGACCGCCCGCTGGACGTCTTCTTCTACGACGTGATCGACACCTCCGCGACGCTCACCGCACAGACCGAGGCGTTCGACCTGCTCCGTGACCTCGGCTTCCGCGTCAACGACCGGACGACCGTCGTCGACGACGTGGAGGCGGTGATCGACTACCGCGACCGCCTCGTGGCCGCACGCGACGACCTGGAGTACGAAGTCGACGGCGTCGTCGCCAAGGTGGTCGACTTCGAGAAGCGGGAGGAACTGGGCTCGACCGCCCGCCACCCGCGGTGGGCCTTCGCCTACAAGTTCCCCGCCAGAACGGGCGAGACGACCGTCGAGCGCATCGTCGTGCAGGTGGGGCGGACGGGGAAGCTCACGCCGGTCGCCCTGCTCGACCCCGTCGACCTGCAGGGCGTCACGATCAGCCGCGCGACGCTCCACAACGCCGCACAGATCCGCGAACTGGGGGTTCGCGAGGGGTCGACGGTGCGAATCGAGCGGGCGGGGGACGTGATCCCCGAGGTGGTCGAGGTGGTGGAGGGGGGCGGGGCGGACGACGACTTCACCATGCCCGAGACCTGTCCCGTCTGCGACGGGACGGTCGTGCAGGAGGGAGAACACCACTACTGTACGAACGCGTCGTGTCCCGCCCAGTTGCGCCGCAGCCTCCGGCACTTCTGCTCGCGGGACGCGATGGACGTCGAGGGCGTGGGCACGGAGGCCGCCGACCAGTTGGTCGAGTCGGGGCTGGTCGAGTCGCTGGCGGACCTCTATCGCCTGGACGCCGACGACCTGGCGGCGCTCGACGGCTGGGGCGAGCGATCCGCGGAGAACTTGCTGGCCGGACTCGAGGCGAGCAAGGACGTGGACCTCGGGACCTTCGTCTACGCGCTCGGCATCCGTCACGTCGGGAGCGAGCGGGCGCGGGCGCTCGCGGCCGCCTTCTCGCTCGACGACCTGATGGACGCGAGCGTCGACGACCTGCTGACCGTCGAGGACGTCGGGCCGGAGGTGGCCGAGGCCGTCGTCTCCCACTTCGACGCCGAGGCGAACGTCGAGACGGTCGAGCGACTGCTGGACGCGGGCGTCACCCCGGAGCGGCGGGACCGGGGGACGGAACTCGACGGGCTGACGGTCGTGTTCACGGGGTCGGTGCCGGGGTACACCCGGTCGGAGCTGACGGAGCTGCTGGAGACCCACGGTGCGAGCGTCACCTCGTCGGTCAGCGGCGAGACGGACTACCTCGTGGTCGGCGAGAACCCCGGGCAGCGAAAGCGAGAGCGGGCCGAGGAGGAGGGGGTCGAGACGCTGGACCCCGAGGCGTTCGAGGAGCGGATCCTGTCGCGACTCGACTGA
- a CDS encoding PLP-dependent cysteine synthase family protein, whose product MHDSILDAIGSPLVRIDSPPGTTVAAKIESKNPGGSAKDRPAKAMVEAAEEAGELEPGDTIVEPTSGNTGIGLAVVGAAKGYDVRVVMPSSKSPERRSIMAAYGAEVELVDGEMDEAKARADELAAEGMVQMRQFENPANPEAHYRTTGPEIVEQVGDRTVDALVCGVGTGGTISGTGRRLRETYPEMTVVGVQPDTNRFLSGDPGEDDFQGMGPGFVAENVDVDLLDGVEDVSLSAAEEECRRLAREEGVLVGQSSGASSLGAKRVAERLDADDPLVVTVFWDSGERYMSTGLFD is encoded by the coding sequence ATGCACGACAGCATCCTCGACGCCATCGGGTCGCCCCTGGTGCGGATCGACTCACCGCCGGGGACGACGGTGGCGGCGAAAATCGAGTCGAAGAACCCGGGCGGGTCCGCGAAGGACCGCCCGGCGAAGGCGATGGTGGAGGCCGCCGAGGAGGCGGGCGAACTCGAACCCGGCGACACCATCGTCGAGCCGACGAGCGGGAACACGGGCATCGGCCTCGCCGTCGTCGGCGCCGCCAAGGGGTACGACGTGCGGGTCGTGATGCCGTCCTCGAAGTCGCCTGAGCGCCGGTCGATCATGGCGGCCTACGGCGCCGAGGTGGAACTCGTCGACGGAGAGATGGACGAGGCGAAGGCGCGGGCCGACGAACTGGCGGCCGAGGGGATGGTCCAGATGCGGCAGTTCGAGAACCCCGCGAACCCCGAGGCCCACTACCGGACGACCGGGCCGGAGATCGTCGAACAGGTGGGCGACCGAACCGTCGACGCGCTGGTCTGTGGCGTCGGCACCGGCGGCACCATCTCGGGGACGGGCCGGCGACTGAGGGAGACGTACCCCGAGATGACGGTGGTGGGGGTCCAGCCGGACACCAACCGGTTCCTGAGCGGCGACCCCGGCGAGGACGACTTCCAGGGGATGGGGCCGGGCTTCGTCGCCGAGAACGTCGACGTCGACCTCCTCGACGGCGTGGAGGACGTGTCGCTGTCGGCCGCGGAGGAGGAGTGCCGACGCCTGGCCCGGGAGGAGGGAGTTTTGGTCGGTCAGTCGAGCGGCGCGTCGAGTCTGGGGGCGAAGCGGGTCGCCGAGCGACTGGACGCCGACGATCCGCTCGTCGTCACGGTGTTCTGGGACAGCGGCGAGCGCTACATGTCGACCGGGCTGTTCGACTAG
- a CDS encoding DUF5804 family protein: MTQVCLVGDADVDLRYELLSRETARAALATYDLREPFANSVAVDTVSLGAAVSLLNDLNWYLVRFADCALVREPSISTEEWLSRDLAEAVRDGALDADDTAEFLRVYGLLDDELVEPMYATRVDGTVPEYDLRSVDDTVVVRVTEAEFGG; the protein is encoded by the coding sequence GTGACGCAGGTCTGTCTCGTCGGGGACGCGGACGTCGATCTCCGATACGAACTGCTCTCGCGGGAGACGGCGCGGGCGGCGCTCGCGACCTACGACCTCCGCGAACCGTTCGCCAACTCGGTCGCCGTCGACACCGTCAGCCTCGGCGCCGCCGTCTCCCTGCTGAACGACCTGAACTGGTATCTCGTCCGCTTCGCCGACTGCGCGCTGGTTCGGGAACCCAGCATCTCGACGGAGGAGTGGCTCTCCCGCGACCTCGCCGAGGCGGTTCGCGACGGCGCCCTCGACGCCGACGACACCGCGGAGTTCCTCCGAGTGTACGGCCTGCTCGACGACGAACTCGTCGAACCGATGTACGCCACGCGCGTCGACGGTACCGTCCCCGAGTACGACCTCCGATCCGTCGACGACACCGTCGTCGTCCGCGTCACCGAGGCGGAGTTCGGCGGCTAG
- a CDS encoding tRNA sulfurtransferase — protein MTVENGTADSTLDTDAVLVSFGELSTKSSEVRGKMTRRLRDNVAALLDSRGVDATVERTWARLVVDTPDPERAARVAADAMGVVWARPSVSVDADPDAVGDALAALARSAPPVDTYAVRARRVGDDDAHAFSSRDLERDGGRVVGAVTDASVDLDDPDRTYHVEVRDDRAHVAAESVPGPGGLPLGSQAPLVALVSGGHDSPVAAYEAMRRGSPIVPVYVRLGVYGGPDHEARAAATVSRLAAYAPNFDCRLRVVPGGDLAERLVAEVDDTRMLSWRRALLAVGEAVADREGAAGVVTGEVVGQKSSQTAANLAVTDAAVDCPVHRPLLTRDKTDVVEQARTIGTHEDSAIPVGCERLDPDTPATGATLAAVEAAEPDDLLARAAAAVDDLRVVED, from the coding sequence GTGACCGTGGAGAACGGCACCGCCGACTCGACGCTCGACACCGACGCCGTCCTCGTGAGCTTCGGCGAACTCTCCACGAAGAGCAGCGAGGTTCGGGGGAAGATGACCCGTCGCCTCCGGGACAACGTCGCCGCCCTCCTCGATTCCCGGGGCGTCGACGCGACCGTCGAGCGGACCTGGGCCCGCCTCGTCGTCGACACGCCCGACCCCGAGCGGGCCGCCCGGGTCGCCGCCGACGCGATGGGCGTCGTCTGGGCCCGGCCCTCGGTCTCCGTCGACGCCGACCCCGACGCCGTCGGCGACGCCCTCGCCGCCCTGGCCCGGTCGGCCCCGCCGGTCGACACCTACGCCGTCCGCGCCCGCCGGGTCGGCGACGACGACGCACACGCCTTCTCCAGCCGCGACCTCGAACGCGACGGCGGCCGGGTCGTCGGCGCCGTCACCGACGCGTCGGTCGACCTCGACGACCCCGACCGTACCTACCACGTCGAGGTCCGCGACGACCGCGCCCACGTCGCCGCCGAGAGCGTCCCGGGCCCGGGCGGCCTCCCCCTCGGGTCACAGGCCCCGCTGGTCGCCCTCGTCAGCGGCGGCCACGACTCCCCCGTGGCGGCCTATGAGGCGATGCGCCGCGGGTCGCCGATCGTTCCGGTGTACGTCCGCCTCGGCGTCTACGGCGGCCCCGACCACGAGGCACGCGCGGCGGCCACCGTCTCCCGACTCGCGGCGTACGCACCCAACTTCGACTGCCGCCTCCGGGTCGTCCCCGGCGGCGACCTCGCCGAGCGCCTGGTGGCCGAGGTGGACGACACCCGGATGCTCTCGTGGCGGCGGGCCCTCCTGGCGGTCGGCGAGGCCGTCGCGGACCGGGAGGGGGCCGCGGGCGTCGTCACCGGCGAGGTCGTCGGCCAGAAGTCGAGCCAGACCGCCGCCAACCTCGCGGTCACCGACGCGGCGGTCGACTGCCCCGTCCACCGGCCGCTCCTCACCCGCGACAAGACCGACGTCGTCGAGCAGGCCCGGACCATCGGCACCCACGAGGACTCCGCCATCCCGGTCGGCTGCGAGCGTCTCGATCCGGACACGCCCGCGACGGGGGCGACGCTGGCGGCGGTCGAGGCGGCCGAACCCGACGACCTGCTCGCCCGCGCCGCGGCCGCCGTCGACGACCTGCGAGTCGTCGAGGACTGA
- a CDS encoding methionine adenosyltransferase, with translation MSDRNIRIESIDRRAVEDQEVEIVERKGIGHPDSLCDGIAESVSRALSNLYLDRVGEVLHYNTDETQLAAGNAAPAFGGGEIVEPIYVLLVGRATRQYVTDDGTEHTLPVDSVALSAARDYLAETVPELEFGTDVVVDVRLGEGSGDLQTVFGEDGAAVPMANDTSFGVGHAPLTETERIVLDAEEYLTGPYAAENPELGPDVKIMGKREGDHIDLTVAAAMIDRHVPDMAAYRDAVAKVREAVTDLAESYTDRSVAVEVNTADDYDEGAIYLTTTGTSAEQGDDGSVGRGNRANGLITPNRPMSMEATSGKNPVNHIGKIYNLLSTRIAESVVEEVAGIRDLRVRLLSQIGRPIDRPHVADAFVVTEDGVDLGDIEADIEAIVDRELADVTDVTRSAIEGDLRTF, from the coding sequence ATGAGCGACCGGAACATCCGAATCGAGTCCATCGACCGGCGCGCGGTCGAGGACCAGGAGGTCGAAATCGTCGAGCGGAAGGGGATCGGCCACCCCGACTCCCTCTGTGACGGCATCGCGGAGAGCGTCTCGCGGGCGCTCTCGAACCTCTATCTCGACCGCGTGGGCGAAGTGCTGCACTACAACACCGACGAGACGCAACTGGCCGCGGGCAACGCCGCGCCCGCCTTCGGCGGCGGCGAAATCGTCGAACCGATCTACGTCCTCCTCGTGGGGCGCGCGACCCGACAGTACGTGACCGACGACGGCACCGAACACACCCTCCCCGTCGACTCGGTCGCCCTCTCGGCGGCCCGCGACTACCTCGCCGAGACGGTCCCCGAACTGGAGTTCGGCACCGACGTCGTCGTCGACGTGCGCCTCGGCGAGGGGAGCGGCGACCTCCAGACCGTCTTCGGCGAGGACGGCGCGGCCGTCCCGATGGCCAACGACACGAGTTTCGGCGTCGGCCACGCGCCGCTGACCGAGACCGAGCGGATCGTCCTCGACGCCGAGGAGTACCTCACCGGCCCCTACGCAGCGGAGAACCCCGAACTCGGTCCCGACGTGAAGATCATGGGCAAGCGCGAGGGCGATCACATCGACCTCACGGTCGCCGCGGCCATGATCGACCGCCACGTCCCCGACATGGCGGCCTACCGCGACGCCGTGGCGAAGGTTCGCGAGGCCGTCACCGACCTCGCGGAGTCGTACACCGACCGCTCGGTCGCGGTCGAGGTCAACACCGCCGACGACTACGACGAGGGCGCCATCTACCTCACTACCACGGGCACCAGCGCCGAACAGGGCGACGACGGCTCCGTCGGCCGCGGCAACCGCGCGAACGGCCTCATCACGCCCAACCGGCCGATGAGCATGGAGGCCACGAGCGGCAAGAACCCCGTCAACCACATCGGAAAGATCTACAACCTCCTCAGCACGCGCATCGCTGAGTCCGTCGTCGAGGAGGTCGCCGGCATCCGTGACCTCCGGGTGCGCCTGCTCAGCCAGATCGGCCGTCCCATCGACCGACCGCACGTCGCCGACGCCTTCGTCGTCACCGAGGACGGCGTCGACCTCGGGGACATCGAGGCCGACATCGAGGCCATCGTCGACCGCGAACTCGCCGACGTGACCGACGTGACGCGCTCGGCCATCGAGGGCGACCTCCGCACCTTCTGA
- the cyaB gene encoding class IV adenylate cyclase, protein MYEVELKVRASHEAVRERLSALGAERVGSVRQVDTYYDAPHRDFAETDEALRIRREADAEGSTTRVTYKGPLVEEASKTRREVETGVDDADRMADILDSLGFSPAAEVAKSRERYALDGYTVTLDSVDGLGEFVEIEREAAETDLETAREGAVSRLRDLGLDPDDGIRTSYLGLLLDS, encoded by the coding sequence ATGTACGAGGTCGAACTGAAGGTCCGGGCGTCCCACGAGGCGGTTCGCGAGCGACTGTCGGCGCTGGGCGCCGAGCGCGTCGGGAGCGTCCGACAGGTCGACACCTACTACGACGCCCCCCACCGCGACTTCGCCGAGACCGACGAGGCGCTCCGCATCCGTCGCGAGGCGGACGCCGAGGGATCGACGACCCGCGTCACCTACAAGGGACCGCTCGTCGAGGAGGCCTCGAAGACCCGCCGCGAGGTGGAGACGGGCGTCGACGACGCCGACCGGATGGCCGACATCCTCGATAGCCTCGGCTTCTCCCCGGCCGCCGAGGTGGCGAAATCCCGGGAGCGGTACGCCCTCGACGGCTACACGGTCACGCTGGATTCGGTCGACGGCCTCGGCGAGTTCGTCGAGATCGAGCGCGAGGCGGCCGAGACCGACCTGGAGACGGCCCGCGAGGGCGCGGTCTCCCGCCTCCGTGACCTCGGCCTCGACCCCGACGACGGGATCCGGACCTCCTACCTCGGCCTCCTGCTGGATTCCTAG
- a CDS encoding FKBP-type peptidyl-prolyl cis-trans isomerase yields the protein MSDEQAESTDEPVDADAADDPDAETATEPETEEATGLQEGDFLRLEYTVRTTDDEQVVDTTSQEVAEEAGIDEEGHEFEPRTIVIGAGHVFQAVDDDLIGKEVGDENTVHIDAVEAFGEFDPDDVRTVSAEKIDEDDRYPGAHVNVDGQQGHVETIIGGRARVDFNHPLAGEDLEYEYEIVDVVDDPEEQAQGLLGMYLDHAPEVWIQTDEVEEEVRVEVESEGDEPEYETETQTTEKRTLYIEATPQMTMNQQWLFQKQQIAQQVMDRLDLDRVIVQETIDGTGGMMGGMGGMMGGMGGAGGADVEEALEDVDVDADEIVEELDEDVDIEE from the coding sequence ATGAGTGACGAACAGGCCGAATCGACCGACGAACCGGTCGACGCCGACGCGGCCGATGACCCCGACGCGGAGACTGCAACCGAGCCCGAGACCGAGGAGGCGACCGGCCTGCAGGAGGGTGACTTCCTCCGACTCGAGTACACCGTCCGGACGACCGACGACGAACAGGTCGTCGACACGACAAGCCAGGAGGTCGCCGAGGAGGCCGGCATCGACGAGGAGGGCCACGAGTTCGAGCCCCGAACCATCGTCATCGGCGCCGGCCACGTCTTTCAGGCCGTCGACGACGATCTGATCGGCAAGGAGGTCGGCGACGAAAACACGGTCCACATCGACGCCGTCGAGGCCTTCGGCGAGTTCGATCCCGACGACGTGCGCACCGTCAGCGCCGAGAAGATCGACGAGGACGACCGCTACCCCGGCGCCCACGTGAACGTCGACGGACAGCAGGGCCACGTCGAGACGATCATCGGCGGCCGCGCGCGCGTCGACTTCAACCACCCGCTCGCCGGCGAGGACCTCGAATACGAGTACGAAATCGTCGACGTCGTCGACGACCCCGAGGAGCAGGCCCAGGGTCTGCTCGGCATGTACCTCGATCACGCGCCCGAGGTCTGGATCCAGACCGACGAGGTCGAGGAGGAGGTCCGGGTCGAAGTCGAATCCGAGGGCGACGAGCCCGAGTACGAGACCGAGACCCAGACGACCGAGAAGCGCACGCTCTACATCGAGGCCACGCCCCAGATGACGATGAACCAGCAGTGGCTCTTCCAGAAACAGCAGATCGCCCAGCAGGTCATGGACCGACTCGACCTCGACCGCGTCATCGTCCAGGAGACCATCGACGGCACGGGCGGCATGATGGGCGGCATGGGCGGCATGATGGGCGGCATGGGCGGTGCCGGCGGTGCCGACGTCGAGGAGGCCCTCGAGGACGTCGACGTCGACGCCGACGAGATCGTCGAGGAACTCGACGAGGACGTCGACATCGAGGAGTAA
- a CDS encoding RAD55 family ATPase, whose protein sequence is MARRLPTGISVLDRQLDGGIPPGSILLLSADPASQSESLLYEIAAARGTLYVTTVRSEQAVRDAIERYRGGVDRLSVRDAGDYPPIDNATRLVKDLPENANLLIDVVDPLEDADPTRYRRFLNELQTHMVNTGSIAVLHAMHGEETPNRSLTKHMADVVFDLRTDTSGSQIVNRLAIPKFRGGSALEETIKLKLTDGVTIDTSRDIA, encoded by the coding sequence ATGGCCCGGCGTCTCCCGACGGGTATCTCCGTCCTCGACAGGCAACTCGACGGGGGAATCCCCCCCGGGAGCATTCTCCTGTTGAGCGCCGATCCGGCCAGCCAGTCGGAGTCCTTGCTGTACGAGATCGCGGCCGCGCGGGGGACGCTGTACGTGACGACGGTGCGCTCCGAACAGGCGGTCCGCGACGCCATCGAGCGCTACCGCGGCGGCGTCGACCGGCTCTCGGTTCGGGACGCGGGCGATTACCCGCCCATCGACAACGCCACGCGCCTCGTGAAGGACCTCCCCGAGAACGCGAACCTCCTCATCGACGTGGTCGACCCGCTGGAGGACGCCGATCCGACCCGCTATCGGCGCTTCCTCAACGAACTCCAGACCCACATGGTCAACACCGGATCGATCGCCGTGTTGCACGCGATGCACGGCGAGGAGACCCCGAACCGGTCGCTCACGAAACACATGGCCGACGTGGTGTTCGACCTCCGCACCGACACCAGCGGCTCGCAGATCGTCAACCGCCTCGCCATCCCCAAGTTCCGCGGCGGGAGCGCCCTCGAGGAGACGATCAAGCTGAAACTCACCGACGGCGTCACCATCGACACCAGCCGCGACATCGCCTAA